In Leifsonia sp. ZF2019, a genomic segment contains:
- the dusB gene encoding tRNA dihydrouridine synthase DusB encodes MSTTATLSHAPQLTIGPLALDVPVVLAPMAGITNTAFRRLCREYGAGLYVSEMITSRALVERTPESLRLITHHESETPRSIQLYGVDPKTVREAVTMLVAEDRADHIDLNFGCPVPKVTRKGGGAALPWKLGLFREIVEGAVKAAGDIPLTVKMRKGIDSDHLTYLEAGRAAEGAGVASIALHARTAAEFYSGHADWSAIATLKQTITSTPVLGNGDIWAAADAIRMVDETGCDGVVVGRGCLGRPWLFGDLAAAFHAKAGRISAAEAERALAHPTLGEVAAAFRRHAELLVEFFDSEERGCRDIRKHVAWYFKGYPVGGDLRASLATVDTLAHLDDLLATLDGEQEYPGEAAEGQRGRAGSPKRPALPERWLESREVDGAQRAEVAEAEVHNSGG; translated from the coding sequence ATGTCTACCACTGCCACCCTAAGCCACGCGCCCCAGCTGACCATCGGTCCGCTGGCCCTCGACGTCCCCGTCGTGCTCGCGCCGATGGCCGGGATCACGAACACCGCCTTCCGTCGCCTCTGCCGCGAGTACGGAGCCGGTCTCTACGTGAGCGAGATGATCACGTCCCGCGCGCTCGTCGAGCGCACCCCGGAATCGCTGCGCCTCATCACCCACCACGAGTCGGAGACCCCGCGATCCATCCAGCTCTACGGCGTGGATCCGAAGACCGTCCGTGAAGCGGTCACCATGCTCGTCGCGGAAGACCGTGCCGATCACATCGACCTGAACTTCGGCTGCCCGGTTCCCAAAGTCACCCGCAAAGGGGGCGGCGCTGCGCTGCCGTGGAAGCTGGGGCTGTTTCGCGAGATCGTCGAGGGTGCGGTGAAGGCCGCCGGCGACATCCCGCTCACCGTCAAGATGCGCAAGGGCATCGACAGCGACCACCTGACGTATCTCGAGGCGGGGCGGGCGGCGGAGGGTGCCGGCGTCGCGTCGATCGCGCTGCACGCCCGCACGGCTGCGGAGTTCTACTCGGGCCATGCCGACTGGTCGGCCATCGCGACGCTCAAGCAGACCATCACGTCGACTCCGGTGCTCGGCAACGGCGACATCTGGGCGGCCGCCGACGCCATCCGCATGGTCGACGAGACCGGCTGCGACGGCGTCGTGGTCGGTCGGGGCTGTCTGGGCCGCCCCTGGCTGTTCGGCGACCTCGCGGCCGCCTTCCACGCGAAGGCAGGACGGATCTCGGCCGCTGAGGCCGAGCGGGCGCTCGCGCACCCGACGCTGGGCGAGGTGGCCGCGGCGTTCCGGCGGCACGCCGAGCTGCTCGTCGAGTTCTTCGACAGCGAGGAGCGCGGCTGCCGCGACATCCGCAAGCACGTGGCGTGGTACTTCAAGGGGTACCCGGTGGGAGGCGACCTGCGCGCGAGCCTCGCCACCGTCGACACGCTCGCGCACCTGGACGACCTGCTCGCGACCCTCGACGGCGAACAGGAATACCCGGGCGAGGCGGCGGAGGGCCAGCGCGGCCGCGCCGGATCGCCCAAACGTCCGGCCCTGCCGGAGCGCTGGCTCGAGAGCCGCGAGGTGGACGGCGCCCAGCGCGCGGAGGTCGCCGAGGCGGAGGTGCACAACAGTGGTGGATAG